AAAAGAAACGAATTAAGGTGTAAGCAATCAGTGTGGGGTAAGTAATTGTCGCAATGAAGCTAACTTATTAAACTTTATCGTTGACTGTAATAATTGACTGTAGTCTAAACAGCGGTGAGTTTGTTTTCCACCGCAATCTCTAGAGCTAAGTGCCAATCATTTTCCTGACTCTTGAGCATGTGTGCTATGGTGGTTTCCATGATTTGTCACTATGTCAGCTCACTGCAGTAACCAGTTGCTAATTCAGTAACGGTAAGAGGTTGGTAGAATGGAAAGAAAATAGGAGCGGAAAAAAAGCAGGGACAAGAAAAGTAACAACAATAGTGGAATACAATAAAGGCAGGACTCTGGTCCTTATAGGCAAAGGTCAGCCAGGGTAGTACTTCAGGAGGAGCCATTGTAAATGAAACTCGTCAATAGCAATAACCACTGTATGGTCGGAGACCCAGGCAACAGCTGATCATTCCCGAAGAATAGACCTCTGCAAATTTCGCCTGTGGGCCCTAGGAAAGGCCCAGGGCCCGCCTAGCTAGAGCCCGGGTCCAGCCCGTGAGCTGACCCTGTAGCCCATGGTCAGCCCGCCAAGGGCCCATCTAGTTAGTTAACGTAATTCACAAGCGAGTGGGCCACACAAGCGGGTGGGCCATCTCCCGCTTTTTTACGCGTCCCACGTTATCGAAGCCATTCAAATCACCACCATACAGCCAAAAATGCCTCCCAAGAGACAGAAATCACTTGAGCAAGAGGGTAGGATATTACTTGCAATATCTTCTAttcagaaaaaggaaatcagtAATATTCGTGAAGCTGCACGCCTCTATAATGTGCCTGGACAACTCTTCAACGCCGATTGAATGGAGATATCTTCAGGATCGAACAACGCGTCAACAACCATAAAATGAAACagaatgaagaagaatcaCTTGTACAATGGATCCTTTCTATGGACCGACGTGGAGCCGCTCCCCGACCAGCTCATGTTCGagatatggccaatattctGCTTTCCAAGCGCGGAGATACCAATATCCAGACAGTTGGTGTCAATTGGGCCACGAACTTCATCAAACGACATGATCAATTGAAGGCACGTTTCTCCCGACGACATAATCATCAACGTGCAAAATGTGAGGATCCAAATATTATCAAAGAGTGGTTTAGCCGGGTACAAATCACAATTATGCAGCATGGGATTGCATttgaagatatctacaactttgatgagactggctttgcaatgggcCTTGTAGCTACTGCTAAAGTTATTACCAGAGCAGAGATGACTGGCAAGCCATTCCTTGTACAGCCAGGAAATGGGGAATGGGTCACATCTATTGAGTGTATTAATTCtatgtcacgggctcggaatagtagataataacgaactgaattcctatctagactattgtagccatcgaggagaatatcaaatctggagaagaaaagagaaggagatcTATCTGGAcaatgaagaggttttataggggttgttggcgacatgactgagTAGCAGCacttgtgatgtatcatccattgctgCAGTGTTGAGCTGCCACATATGAGCTGTCATATGTGAACCGTCACACTCTACAGGATGGGCTCTACCACCATGTATTGTCTTCAAGGGAAAGGTCCATATCCAAGGGTGGTATCAAGACAAAGCTTTGCCAAAGGACTGGAGAATTGAAGTCTGATAATGGATGGACAACCGATCAGATTGGAATACGATGGCTTCAAAATACCTTTATTCCAGCTACAAATGGCCGAACGATTGGAAGATACCGCCTGctgattcttgatggccatggaagTCATTTAACGCCTCAATTTGATGAATTATGCAGTCATCATGACATTATACCAATCTACATGCCAGCACATTTATCACACCTTCtacaacctcttgatgtggGCTGTTTCGCGCCTTTAAAGCGGGCATATGGCAGTCTGGTTGAGAATAAAGCACGGCGCAACTTCAGCCATATTGATAAACTTGACTTCCTTGAGGCCTATCCTCAGGCTCGTTCAGAGGCCTTTAAGCCAGAAACTGTCAAAAATAGCTTTGCAGCAAGTGGCTTGATTCCATCTGACCCAGAAAAGATGCTTGAGAAGCTCAATATACAACTCAAGACCCCTACACCACCAGGCAGCCGATCTACGGATTCAGCTGCTAGAACACCTCACAATCTCAAGCAACTGGAAAAGCAGGCATCTACAATCAAGAAGCTTCTAAGACAGTGTACCCAGAGTCCTCCAAGCCCAATAAGTGATGCAATAAACCGGCTTGTCAAAGGGTGTGAACTCCATATGAATAGCGCAATCCTTCTTTCCAAAGAAGTCCAGGATTTAGGAGCTGCACATGAGAAAAAgctgcaaaaaaaaaaaaaaaagaaagaagcaatCTAAGCGACAGATATCTCGTACAGGCGGCCTGTCTATCCAAGAAGGCATAGACCTTATGCAGCGGAGGAATGAAGCCCAGGAAGCTGAAGATACTATACAGACGGAGACCGCAGCATCTACATCTCAACCACATGTACGGCGTCACCACGATGTTCTGATTGTAGTGTTTTGGGACATAGAAGAACTCATTGTCGTAGTTGCAGTAGTGATTAGTTTATATATAAAATACATTTTTGGGGTTTAAAGTAGGCCTGTTCTTTGACCTAGGTCGGGACGTGGAACGCTCGGTTGATTACGTTACTTCCTATGTCAGCCAGGGATACTCTATCAAGCCGGGAGTGTGTTCAATAGCTATAAGGAGGACGCAGAAACGGGAACGACTCCTCTTGCGGGAAGATCGTAGCCGCCTTTCTTTTAAAGTTTCCCGTTCTCTTTTGCTTATATTATTTGGAGAATATAATAATGATGCTGTTGAATAGCGTGTTGATTCAAGATCTTGTGGATTTGCCTCAGGGTTTTTCGGAGGCTGGATTTGTTGTAGCGATCAGTGACCACGATGTTTAAGGCTCGTAATAAATATGCTCTAGATGATACAATTATGATATGATATGATTAATGTATTATATAAATTAGCTAACAAACAAGCAAATGATTAATTCGAACCAAAATAGAACAAAACGCCTCTATCCATACATCAAATCAAACAGTCTAGTTCTATTATCCCACACCGGAGCATATCCAAATCAATAAAGCCACCAATCAACCATTAGAACCAATCCAACTTGTTAATGAACGAATCAATGAGGGATAATTTGTTCAATCAACAGTCAATCACCTAGTAAAAGAAACCCAGCAACCCAACAATCCCACCAAGCACAACACCCAGTCCCGACGCACTCACCTTACTACCAGGCGACTTGAAGTCAGATCCAGTAGCAGTAGGATACGCACCGTTGCCGTTACCCTCTTCACCTTCATCGTTACCGCCCTTGTCACCCTTACCATGACCGTGGCCGTGGCCGTGGCCGTGGCCCTTGGAGGGGGTAGCAGAAGCGGAGGCAGAGGCAGAGGCAGATACAGAGGCAGATGCGGAAGCGgtaccagcaccagcattaGCGCCACCGGCAGGAACGGAGACGGGGATTGTGCTGTGAATCAGGGGAGCGCTGGCGGTGGGCTTGGGGGCTTTGGTGAAGCTGATGGGCTTGGTGGGCTTGCCGGCGGGCTTGGTCCCAGCGGGCTTGCTCTCTGAGGGCTTGCTTTCAGTGTCGCTGGGCTTGGGCTTCGTGTTCTCGCCCTCGGCGGGAGTGGACTCGGAAGGCTTGGTGCCCTTGGATGGCTTCGACTCAGCAGGGGTGGATTCAGCGGGAGTACCCTCAGACTCAGTCGGCTTAGCGTTGGAAGGAGTAGACTCGGCGCCACCAGCACCGCCGGCGGGAGTTGATTCAGAACCGCCGGCACCTCCAGTGGGTGTCGACTCAGCGCCAGACTCGGCGGGGGTGGTGGTTTCGGGGGCGGGGCCGGAGCCAGTGGGCTTCTCGTGGGCGGGCTTCTCGTGGGCGGGCTTCTCGTGGGCGGGCTTCTCATGGCTGGGCTTCTCATGGCTGGGCTTCTCATGGCTGGGCTTCTCGTGGGCCGGCTTCTCGTGGGCCGGCTTGGAGCCGCCAGCGTCACCAGCAGGCGGGGTCTCAACAGGAATCGGCACAGCTCCAGACTCCGAAGTCTTAGCAGCCCAAGTACAAGACTCAGAAGCAGAGGCACTCGTACTCGCAGAAGTAGCAGAAGTAACCGGCTCAGGAGTAGCAGAAGTGACCGGCTCAGGAGTAGCAGAAGTGACCGGCTTAGGAGTCGTAGAAGTCACTGGCACAGGAGTCTCCGTGGAAGAGGCAGTCTTTTCGTGGGCCTTGGCCCAGGGGCACTCGGGGTGGGTGCAGACGCTGGCTGTTTCGATGGAGGTAGCTGTTTCGATGGCGGAGGACTCCTTTGCTGGGACAGCGCCAGCGGTGGTGCTGGCGGCGAGGGCCAGGAGGGTTACGGCGTGGGTGTGTTTGAAGTGCATCTTGTTTTTCTGAGGGTTTTGTTCGTTGTAGATAGAATAGAAGAAGGCtggttgattgattgactAATTGACTGATCGATGCTgctgatgatgaagaaaattCAGGTGGCAGGAAAGGCCATATTTATAACTAGATTTGCCTCTTTCTGTCCTCTATACTACTTCCCATCTGCCGTACTCGTCTATACAAGTCAACGGACTCGTCAGTCATCACCGGATCCGATGCACTACGTACCACGGGTGCTGAATCCGACAATGCGGCTCCATTGTCCAGTCTGACTCGTCTCTGTCCCTCTTGACCCATCTTAATCGAAAACCGAGCCATTGTCTACTTGCAGCG
This Aspergillus chevalieri M1 DNA, chromosome 3, nearly complete sequence DNA region includes the following protein-coding sequences:
- a CDS encoding uncharacterized protein (SECRETED:SignalP(1-22);~TransMembrane:1 (n8-16c22/23o387-406i)), which gives rise to MHFKHTHAVTLLALAASTTAGAVPAKESSAIETATSIETASVCTHPECPWAKAHEKTASSTETPVPVTSTTPKPVTSATPEPVTSATPEPVTSATSASTSASASESCTWAAKTSESGAVPIPVETPPAGDAGGSKPAHEKPAHEKPSHEKPSHEKPSHEKPAHEKPAHEKPAHEKPTGSGPAPETTTPAESGAESTPTGGAGGSESTPAGGAGGAESTPSNAKPTESEGTPAESTPAESKPSKGTKPSESTPAEGENTKPKPSDTESKPSESKPAGTKPAGKPTKPISFTKAPKPTASAPLIHSTIPVSVPAGGANAGAGTASASASVSASASASASATPSKGHGHGHGHGHGKGDKGGNDEGEEGNGNGAYPTATGSDFKSPGSKVSASGLGVVLGGIVGLLGFFY